In Pikeienuella piscinae, the sequence GTGGACGACGCGCTGGCGCGGCTCGGGCTCGCCCATATTGCGGACGAGCCGGCGGCGTTCTGCTCCGCCGGGCAGAAACGCCGGCTCGGTCTCGCGCGGCTCCTGGTCGCGGGGCGGCGGATATGGCTGCTGGACGAGCCGACCGTGTCGCTCGACGCGGCCTCTGTCGCGGCCCTCTCCGAGCGGATCGCGGCGCATTGCCGGGCGGGCGGGATCGCGGTCGTCGCGACGCATGTCGAGTTCGGTCTTCCGAAGGGGCCGCGGATCGAGTTGACGGCGCCCGAAGTTGGGGCCGACGCGGTGGGCGATCCGTTCCTAGCGGGCGCCTGGGCGTGAGGGCGCTTTTCAGCCGCGATCTCGCGCTCGCCTTCAGGATCGGCGGCGGCGGGCTGATGGCGCTCGGCTTCTTCGCCATGGCCTCGCTCCTGATCCCGATCGGGGTCGGCGGCGCGGAGGAGGCGCTCACGCGGATCGCCGGCGGCGCGCTCTGGGTCTCGGCGCTGCTCGCCTGCCTTCTTTCGCTCGACCGGCTCTTTCAGGCGGATTACGAGGACGGCTCGCTCGATCTCATCATGCTGTCGCCGACGCCGCCCGAATTGTCGGCGCTGGCGAAGGCGGCGGCGCATTGGCTCACGACCGGTGCGCCGCTCGTCGCGCTCTCGCCGCTGCTCGGGCTGATGCTGAATCTTGCGCCTTCGGCCTATGGCGCATTGGTCCTCTCGCTGCTGATCGGCACGCCGGCGCTCTCTCTGATCGGGGCGGTGGGCGCGGCGCTGACCGTGGGGGTGCGGCGCGGCG encodes:
- the ccmB gene encoding heme exporter protein CcmB; the protein is MRALFSRDLALAFRIGGGGLMALGFFAMASLLIPIGVGGAEEALTRIAGGALWVSALLACLLSLDRLFQADYEDGSLDLIMLSPTPPELSALAKAAAHWLTTGAPLVALSPLLGLMLNLAPSAYGALVLSLLIGTPALSLIGAVGAALTVGVRRGGLLLSLLVLPLYLPTMVLGARAVERASTGLDPSAALYLSGAVTLVALAAAPFAAAAALRVNLR
- the ccmA gene encoding heme ABC exporter ATP-binding protein CcmA — encoded protein: MALIAEDLAVERGGRLALAAPDFRIEAGEAALVAGPNGAGKSTLLRALAGLSPLKRGRVMFEGAADVAAHVAYAGHLDAVKPALSVRANLRAWAAIYRSGGDVDDALARLGLAHIADEPAAFCSAGQKRRLGLARLLVAGRRIWLLDEPTVSLDAASVAALSERIAAHCRAGGIAVVATHVEFGLPKGPRIELTAPEVGADAVGDPFLAGAWA